A DNA window from Paenibacillus sp. HWE-109 contains the following coding sequences:
- a CDS encoding Leu/Phe/Val dehydrogenase has protein sequence MDVFEQNYEQLIFLQDPIVRLKAIIVIDNSKLGPALGGCRMWRYDSEEEAIQDALRLARGMTSKSAVSGLPFGGGKAVILSHPGQGSREQLFRALGRHIESLQGRYITGMDLGTGVADMDWIRQETSYVTDTSGSLGAEGEFTAKMTAYGVFLGMKAALKRAYGTEALQHKVIAVQGLGKVGYQLCRYLHQVGAQLVVSDVDPERTQRVVQDFAAKTLPPDAILQTTCDIFSPCALGGILHDDSIAQLNCRIIAGGANNQLAERRHGDKLHELGILYAPDYVINAGGIIVTSVELACGDARTAEQEVEKIFDTLTNVFTIADNKGISPSAAADDLTMQLLAK, from the coding sequence ATGGACGTATTCGAGCAAAATTATGAACAGCTTATTTTCCTCCAAGATCCCATCGTTCGCCTCAAAGCGATTATCGTGATTGACAACTCGAAGTTAGGGCCTGCCCTTGGGGGCTGTCGGATGTGGCGGTACGATAGTGAGGAAGAGGCCATTCAAGATGCACTGCGGCTAGCCCGGGGAATGACTTCCAAATCGGCTGTTTCAGGACTCCCTTTCGGAGGCGGCAAAGCGGTAATCCTTAGTCATCCAGGTCAAGGCTCACGTGAACAGTTATTCAGAGCATTAGGTCGACATATAGAGAGCCTGCAAGGGCGTTATATAACAGGTATGGACCTGGGTACAGGCGTTGCAGATATGGATTGGATACGTCAGGAAACTTCTTATGTCACGGACACAAGCGGTTCCCTCGGCGCAGAAGGAGAATTTACAGCGAAAATGACGGCATACGGGGTATTTTTGGGCATGAAAGCGGCGCTTAAACGCGCTTATGGTACGGAAGCACTCCAACATAAAGTGATTGCCGTTCAAGGCTTAGGCAAAGTAGGCTATCAGCTATGTCGTTATTTGCATCAGGTTGGCGCTCAATTAGTCGTATCCGATGTTGACCCCGAGCGAACGCAACGAGTTGTCCAAGACTTTGCGGCCAAGACGCTGCCTCCAGATGCCATCCTTCAGACAACCTGCGATATTTTCTCTCCTTGCGCGCTCGGCGGCATCTTGCATGATGATTCAATTGCACAGCTTAATTGCCGGATTATTGCAGGAGGCGCCAATAATCAGCTGGCGGAACGTCGGCATGGCGACAAGCTTCATGAACTTGGTATTTTGTATGCCCCGGACTATGTGATAAACGCTGGCGGAATTATTGTCACTTCCGTTGAACTGGCATGCGGAGATGCCCGCACAGCTGAGCAGGAAGTGGAGAAAATCTTCGACACGTTAACGAACGTTTTCACCATTGCTGATAATAAAGGCATCTCGCCTTCAGCTGCTGCGGATGATCTTACCATGCAGCTCCTAGCCAAGTAA
- a CDS encoding cadherin-like beta sandwich domain-containing protein → MYHRMLTSFATTSTLMRKRWKAGLARLLIAALLLQCLPLIGGGLSTAQANGTVTEQTYGSGAGKFTVQSNIYAPATKLTDYTWNRVTLNLSPDARQAASMIYDEQAGNVVMFGGQGNSGLLDDTWIWDGSEKKWQEMLNRSPKPLKRKGAVMAFDAVSQKVLLFGGEGQSGVLGDTWLWDGIDAKWEQVTQLATSPSARGGAQLAFDGEHLILFGGYTGSGNSKTPLGDTWIWDGAAWTEAQPTDSPPAAYSGQMAYDGHTAVLYGGNSGAITASYESTNTHEIKSITHDDSSPLLWKWDREAQNWTSTDGPEPYGRWGQSMAYDGRRVVFFSGERDYIHMYYPVLVDNLKLPSTTYPLMAGSMAYGWTGSAWEKLPRTVSMETAYKSDTDGTGKVFSVQRVPNQLPFPISYANMAFDGKNFVVFGGNRSEIKIMDKVFGSVVGSMPAGNMNETWVLGYTPPSAPGIKMTVDPILNFDPQHTHDTVSVISNVYDDGTRAIKSRGVEYRLVTETNDAAWIQVPYTHTGTGTGTEAEETSSFTVQLEGLTWHQKYEVRGYAVNEIGRGYTDTKSFEMKNDPNMKEPDVDYDRVGASVLHVKDKKRLVAVGTGVPNLLRKPLDNIHYFLQSQSGVQYKLNYNVLNERQLELTWKDELPSGKYDVHLEHDFYNDYVFPEGLLITALDFYKPRSFARVEVPSSSPSNEVNSLVLQGPFTEDPSAANVYVLNDTSEPVMINDSVMFKGSRLVVDKTTAKATISGEGRLYVNGGGALGSNLSYTLQDGPFTISSDNFSLALSTSEATDYLNVDMPVKASSFIFTKDGLRLTGDLQIGMQVGNQKVSDTVSVEALNYRNNRFDLSGTFVMNKSFKVGPFQVKDSKFVVDSRIPYMSVRGTGSLPDTDLSFDLSMKTKQGRLDGVNFGMYQKVKLASTGLQVNYLFGNVEKLAEKTQVPQKFNVTGSVNDVIVPELKHPQVDYKFNLLGTDSVDMDVSSYGFNASGIEYYYWLPVKNMNIQTVVNPTAAGIKGFTAPGFAAKGDINVFDVVKGAIGTYSFNKKGFDGVIKGTVYVPKGIPRIGGATVNNVALTVNEKGISGTFRHNGVGANLKYTFNNNTILFEVEAEPPPKKWWEKGLDFINNVSDFMDAAEPWLDIAEELFLMKPASKQEVSIAAANPLKRVYDLKPISLSFQPDESAQKDGKARIVDGQLTTIDRTPMISTEATSGTSTTSFAVDRSYEALIALSGDQRAAVLKAAPAGQQYEQTVRSEKFYDAANAMTFMRATLNAGNLKLATNGSSHISINELVFANESLKLEELVGLWTKAPERSVTSLVMKERGSYVLRVGEAQGEVIVYKPDGRPYSLQTNSSKPDWNAFRDGSGQLYVLLDAVEAGTWMISAGTSPAAALNSVSPETTISDVRQWGQSQAYPNVFEMSRTDNGQAIVEIYGADAQMKLYQPSGELYTLQLDPNQPGMNAIYDEGQHKLTILLNEVELKGQWKAVARSYTSVVAYKSTRKFKSIKPLLMEGRFSKFFQLPQKGDYMLAVSGGDANTVITAPDGTPYKLNFETPNGNAYLQPASDRMATLSPPGVPLDQTKIDTPTPALDGRDMLYVSLLGASAGKWTIQSTKKVDVQIQKLIAQSAMKASVSPVPGVENRIQVTWSLENTAPDTTVTVSLTDSADQTIGEVIAEGLSTAGQTTIDLPASMQPGTYYLSVASAGANIVPVYAVAETTVEVTAPYTLNTPAQPEVISTGNGEVSLRFASLAGDVTAYRIWARQADKGQAAVPVWEMVPVPGNLQQAIVTGLTAGASYTFAVSAVGQEQGRLAISPQSASVTAELPVPQPANLTLKLDAGAKVVTESEYTAYDGNKEKLLLTAAEQASLQVTADQAATLTLSVNGQQVDTQQVSVGGTYAFALQDLLHVSVLKEREYNLLIEAVNERGDRTLVYRKLFVDRTGPMLIASGGNDTQGKPISLNGTVTDDSKVYITGQTDAGAKLVINGTNVPLSVEGRFVYYAPLVWGAQTDRNQVTLTATDQIGNKTEYGFEVLRGIVGTLPTYPSDLATLTTGNAKMSAPYVFGQTAYQASAFADKVRVYAVPMDASSVVKVDGQTLPDAGYVDVVVPAAGRTVAVSVHPTAGADKQYSLQVGGTGSNVALLSTLKLNNATAAQAGEVLPAQTFTGAEDSYAVYVDNTIDSVTLTPGALMAGSSIQVKGQSVQSGLASQKIQLQVGENQIPVTVSSPDRAETRSYQVRVMREQSGNAQLHSLGLATDGAQLVSAFKPTTMSYQVLVPYATAAFKLLPVAEQSDAVISLDGQAVTNGNVVSIPLAKDAQTYAIKVRAQDGTTLTYSVSVLRQQTLPVQPPLLASLEVSTVLDSEFNPYKLNYGSKGKTTNNSVLVIAQANDPLATVTVDGISLKGGGSFGPSLNLGDNTILVSVESADLKSSQMYAIDVVRLDDSSAPPPNVRETTITGSNGGWTFQTSIVRTTSTDGKILDTVRLDALNARTILEKAEQNKDKVARIYVSDLPDAPADERIVSLSAESLKLLADGAMSLELMLPDAKLVLSAESLQQMSRDGKDAYFRVVPIRAAEERSEVASRVKAAELVLNAAGGQPIAILGQPVKIETNYTGYKTEILFPLDNLKLPANKAAAKRILAELAVYIEHSDGDKELAQGEIRYDAEGKAGIAIQVSKFSTFTIIQKNAQQVLKPYLSGYPDGTFRPSQAITRAELATILHRVGVDGAEGTGLAAGYPDVAQGHWAMEAIAHMQRSGVMLGDNNGLFRPEDSVTRGEIASIAARLAGTAADGSAQTGNYSDTQGHWAADAIRQASRMGILQGYPDGTFQPDNQLNRAEAVQVLNRLFGRPTAVVQASSWPDVHQDHWALKEIESASGSVELLPDGRVKIVPNHE, encoded by the coding sequence GTGTATCATCGCATGCTGACTTCATTTGCAACTACTTCTACTCTGATGCGAAAACGTTGGAAGGCCGGGCTAGCCAGGCTATTAATCGCTGCGCTGCTGCTGCAGTGCTTGCCTCTTATTGGCGGGGGGCTGAGCACAGCGCAGGCAAACGGGACGGTAACGGAACAAACTTACGGCAGCGGAGCTGGCAAATTCACGGTTCAGTCGAATATCTACGCGCCCGCTACTAAACTAACGGACTATACCTGGAACCGAGTAACCCTTAATTTATCGCCTGATGCTAGGCAGGCTGCTTCGATGATCTATGACGAACAAGCCGGCAATGTGGTGATGTTCGGTGGTCAGGGCAATAGCGGCCTCTTGGATGACACCTGGATTTGGGATGGAAGCGAAAAAAAATGGCAGGAAATGTTGAATCGCTCTCCGAAACCACTGAAACGCAAAGGCGCGGTAATGGCGTTTGACGCTGTAAGCCAGAAGGTTCTTTTGTTTGGTGGAGAAGGTCAGTCAGGTGTACTAGGTGATACGTGGCTTTGGGATGGTATTGATGCCAAATGGGAACAAGTTACGCAGCTTGCGACATCTCCTTCCGCTCGTGGTGGAGCGCAGCTAGCCTTCGACGGCGAACATCTTATCCTGTTCGGTGGTTATACGGGCAGTGGAAATTCAAAGACGCCGCTCGGCGATACGTGGATATGGGACGGTGCGGCTTGGACTGAAGCTCAGCCAACGGATTCCCCGCCTGCTGCGTACAGCGGACAGATGGCTTATGATGGCCATACGGCAGTGCTGTATGGAGGCAATTCCGGTGCTATCACAGCCTCTTATGAAAGTACAAACACACATGAAATAAAATCCATCACTCACGATGACAGCTCTCCACTTCTGTGGAAATGGGATCGCGAAGCACAAAATTGGACTTCCACAGACGGCCCTGAACCGTATGGTCGTTGGGGTCAAAGTATGGCTTATGATGGACGTCGCGTAGTATTCTTTAGTGGTGAACGGGATTATATTCATATGTATTATCCTGTACTGGTAGACAATTTGAAATTGCCTTCCACCACTTATCCCTTGATGGCTGGCAGTATGGCATATGGATGGACGGGCAGTGCGTGGGAAAAATTGCCGCGAACGGTATCCATGGAAACAGCCTATAAAAGCGACACAGACGGAACAGGAAAGGTGTTTTCGGTCCAACGAGTTCCGAATCAGCTGCCTTTTCCGATCAGTTACGCGAATATGGCGTTTGATGGCAAAAACTTCGTCGTGTTTGGTGGAAACAGAAGCGAAATCAAAATCATGGATAAGGTTTTTGGTTCCGTTGTTGGTTCAATGCCAGCCGGCAATATGAACGAAACCTGGGTGTTGGGCTATACACCGCCTTCAGCGCCAGGTATCAAGATGACAGTTGATCCTATTCTCAACTTTGACCCCCAGCATACCCATGATACGGTCAGTGTGATCTCGAATGTGTATGATGACGGGACCCGTGCCATCAAATCGCGTGGTGTGGAATATCGGCTTGTCACCGAGACAAATGATGCTGCTTGGATCCAAGTTCCTTATACGCATACAGGTACAGGTACAGGTACAGAAGCAGAGGAAACAAGCTCATTTACTGTTCAACTGGAAGGCTTAACCTGGCACCAAAAGTATGAGGTTCGCGGTTATGCTGTCAATGAAATTGGCAGAGGCTATACGGACACGAAGTCCTTTGAGATGAAAAACGATCCGAATATGAAAGAGCCAGATGTCGACTATGATCGCGTCGGCGCATCGGTCCTTCATGTGAAGGATAAAAAGCGGTTGGTCGCAGTTGGAACGGGTGTCCCCAACTTGCTGCGGAAGCCTCTGGACAACATTCATTATTTCCTGCAAAGCCAGAGTGGTGTGCAATATAAGCTTAATTACAACGTTCTCAATGAACGCCAACTGGAACTGACATGGAAGGATGAATTGCCGTCAGGCAAATATGATGTACATCTGGAGCATGATTTCTACAACGATTATGTCTTCCCTGAAGGGCTGTTGATTACAGCGCTTGATTTCTACAAGCCGCGCAGTTTCGCGAGAGTAGAAGTGCCAAGCTCATCGCCCAGCAATGAAGTGAACAGCTTGGTGCTGCAAGGACCGTTTACTGAGGATCCGTCAGCGGCAAATGTCTACGTGCTTAATGATACGTCTGAGCCTGTAATGATTAATGATTCGGTCATGTTCAAAGGCAGTCGACTAGTCGTAGACAAAACAACTGCTAAGGCCACGATCAGCGGAGAAGGCCGCTTGTATGTGAACGGTGGCGGCGCGTTGGGATCTAATTTGTCTTATACGCTGCAGGATGGACCGTTCACGATCTCATCGGACAACTTCTCCCTTGCACTCAGCACTTCAGAAGCGACGGATTATTTAAATGTCGATATGCCTGTGAAGGCAAGCTCATTTATTTTTACCAAAGATGGCTTGCGTTTGACCGGTGATCTTCAAATCGGCATGCAGGTAGGGAATCAGAAAGTTTCCGATACCGTGTCTGTAGAAGCTTTGAATTACCGTAATAACCGTTTTGATTTGTCTGGAACTTTTGTGATGAACAAGAGCTTTAAGGTGGGGCCGTTTCAGGTCAAAGACTCCAAGTTTGTCGTGGACAGCCGCATTCCTTATATGAGCGTTCGTGGCACTGGCAGTTTGCCTGATACTGATCTTAGCTTCGATCTATCGATGAAGACCAAGCAAGGACGTCTTGACGGCGTTAATTTCGGTATGTATCAGAAAGTGAAACTTGCATCGACAGGTCTTCAAGTCAATTATTTATTCGGTAACGTGGAAAAGCTGGCGGAAAAAACACAAGTTCCTCAGAAATTCAACGTCACAGGCTCGGTAAATGACGTTATTGTGCCGGAACTTAAGCACCCGCAAGTCGATTACAAGTTCAATCTGCTTGGCACCGATTCGGTGGATATGGATGTGTCCTCCTATGGATTTAACGCCAGTGGAATCGAGTATTATTATTGGCTGCCTGTGAAGAACATGAACATACAAACGGTGGTTAACCCGACCGCAGCCGGGATCAAAGGCTTTACGGCTCCAGGTTTTGCTGCAAAGGGCGATATCAATGTCTTTGATGTTGTCAAGGGAGCAATCGGTACGTATTCGTTCAATAAAAAAGGTTTTGACGGAGTAATCAAAGGTACGGTCTATGTGCCTAAAGGTATTCCGCGTATTGGTGGCGCGACAGTAAACAACGTTGCCCTCACAGTAAATGAAAAGGGCATATCCGGCACTTTCAGACATAATGGGGTTGGTGCCAATCTGAAGTATACCTTCAACAACAACACCATCTTGTTTGAGGTGGAAGCGGAGCCGCCACCGAAGAAGTGGTGGGAAAAAGGTCTTGATTTCATAAACAATGTTTCCGACTTTATGGACGCGGCTGAGCCTTGGCTGGACATTGCGGAAGAACTGTTTCTGATGAAGCCTGCTTCCAAGCAAGAAGTCAGCATCGCTGCTGCGAATCCGCTCAAGCGAGTGTATGATTTGAAGCCGATAAGCTTGTCCTTCCAGCCGGATGAATCAGCGCAAAAGGATGGCAAGGCGCGAATTGTTGACGGACAATTAACGACGATTGATCGGACTCCAATGATCTCAACGGAGGCGACGAGCGGCACGTCAACGACAAGTTTTGCGGTAGATCGTTCGTACGAAGCACTAATTGCCTTATCAGGCGATCAGCGAGCTGCTGTATTGAAAGCTGCTCCTGCTGGTCAACAGTACGAGCAAACGGTGCGGTCGGAGAAGTTCTATGACGCTGCGAACGCTATGACTTTCATGCGTGCAACGTTGAATGCAGGAAACTTGAAGCTTGCTACAAACGGCAGCAGCCATATTAGCATCAATGAACTTGTGTTTGCGAACGAATCCTTGAAGCTTGAGGAGCTTGTTGGCCTCTGGACAAAAGCACCTGAGCGTTCGGTCACCTCGCTGGTGATGAAGGAACGCGGGTCATATGTGCTTAGGGTTGGCGAGGCGCAGGGCGAAGTGATTGTGTATAAGCCGGATGGTCGACCTTACAGTCTGCAAACGAACTCAAGTAAGCCGGACTGGAACGCCTTCCGCGATGGAAGCGGCCAATTATATGTTTTATTGGATGCGGTGGAAGCAGGCACTTGGATGATCAGTGCTGGCACGAGTCCAGCGGCGGCGCTGAACAGCGTATCTCCTGAGACTACGATCAGCGATGTTAGACAGTGGGGTCAATCCCAAGCGTATCCAAACGTCTTTGAGATGAGCCGAACGGACAATGGCCAGGCCATCGTAGAAATTTATGGGGCAGATGCACAAATGAAGCTGTATCAGCCAAGCGGTGAACTTTATACGCTGCAGCTCGATCCGAATCAGCCTGGCATGAATGCCATTTATGACGAAGGGCAGCACAAGCTGACGATCCTGCTCAATGAGGTTGAATTGAAAGGGCAGTGGAAAGCAGTGGCTCGTAGCTATACGAGTGTTGTCGCGTATAAGTCCACCAGAAAATTCAAGTCGATCAAGCCTCTTCTGATGGAAGGTAGATTCTCGAAGTTCTTCCAGCTGCCGCAGAAGGGCGATTATATGCTGGCTGTCAGCGGCGGGGATGCGAACACAGTCATCACGGCTCCTGATGGAACGCCATATAAGCTGAACTTTGAAACGCCAAACGGCAATGCTTATCTGCAACCGGCATCAGATCGGATGGCAACACTCAGTCCGCCAGGAGTTCCGCTTGATCAAACGAAGATTGACACGCCAACTCCTGCGCTGGATGGACGAGATATGCTTTATGTGTCTTTGCTGGGTGCGTCTGCTGGCAAATGGACGATTCAAAGCACGAAAAAGGTTGATGTGCAAATCCAGAAATTAATTGCGCAGTCAGCTATGAAGGCGTCCGTATCTCCTGTACCGGGTGTCGAAAACCGGATACAAGTGACGTGGTCACTGGAAAATACGGCGCCTGATACGACTGTTACGGTCAGTCTGACGGACAGTGCGGATCAAACGATTGGAGAAGTTATCGCCGAAGGGTTATCAACTGCAGGTCAAACAACGATTGATCTACCAGCTTCCATGCAGCCTGGGACTTATTATTTGTCCGTGGCAAGTGCCGGCGCGAACATAGTGCCAGTGTACGCAGTAGCTGAAACGACAGTTGAGGTAACCGCTCCGTATACCCTGAATACGCCTGCGCAGCCTGAAGTGATCTCCACAGGCAACGGAGAAGTATCACTTCGCTTTGCTTCTCTTGCTGGCGATGTGACGGCGTACCGGATCTGGGCTCGCCAAGCTGATAAAGGCCAAGCGGCTGTTCCTGTATGGGAAATGGTTCCGGTGCCAGGGAATTTGCAGCAAGCAATCGTTACTGGCTTGACGGCAGGAGCTTCCTATACCTTCGCGGTATCGGCAGTGGGGCAAGAGCAAGGACGTTTGGCCATAAGCCCTCAGTCCGCAAGCGTGACAGCTGAACTTCCTGTTCCACAACCGGCTAATTTAACGCTGAAGCTAGATGCAGGAGCCAAGGTAGTCACTGAAAGCGAATATACGGCTTATGACGGAAATAAGGAAAAACTGCTGTTAACAGCAGCAGAGCAAGCATCCTTGCAGGTAACTGCGGATCAAGCTGCAACCCTTACCCTATCTGTAAATGGTCAGCAAGTTGATACTCAGCAAGTATCCGTAGGCGGAACTTACGCGTTCGCGCTCCAGGATCTGCTGCATGTGAGCGTGCTGAAAGAGCGGGAATACAATCTGTTGATTGAAGCTGTTAATGAACGCGGAGATCGCACTCTTGTTTACCGCAAGTTGTTTGTTGATCGGACGGGTCCGATGCTGATAGCGTCCGGCGGCAATGATACGCAAGGCAAGCCGATTTCGTTGAACGGAACGGTGACAGACGACAGCAAAGTGTATATCACGGGTCAAACGGACGCTGGCGCTAAGCTGGTTATCAATGGTACGAACGTTCCGCTTAGTGTTGAAGGACGTTTTGTCTATTATGCTCCGCTTGTTTGGGGGGCGCAGACGGACCGCAATCAAGTGACATTGACGGCAACCGATCAAATTGGTAATAAAACGGAGTATGGCTTTGAGGTGCTGCGCGGGATTGTTGGAACACTGCCGACATATCCTAGCGATCTTGCGACTTTGACGACTGGGAACGCAAAGATGAGTGCGCCTTACGTTTTCGGACAGACGGCTTATCAAGCTTCTGCTTTCGCTGACAAGGTGCGTGTATACGCAGTACCGATGGATGCCTCTTCGGTCGTGAAAGTAGATGGACAAACACTTCCGGATGCAGGTTATGTGGACGTGGTTGTGCCTGCTGCTGGAAGAACGGTGGCTGTAAGTGTTCATCCAACCGCTGGCGCTGACAAGCAGTATAGTCTGCAAGTGGGCGGAACCGGATCCAATGTAGCTTTGTTAAGCACATTGAAACTGAATAACGCTACAGCAGCGCAAGCAGGTGAAGTGCTGCCTGCCCAAACGTTCACGGGAGCAGAGGATTCCTATGCTGTTTATGTGGATAACACAATCGACAGCGTTACTTTGACACCTGGCGCTCTTATGGCGGGATCCAGCATTCAAGTGAAAGGACAGTCCGTTCAGAGCGGTCTAGCTTCCCAGAAGATTCAGCTGCAAGTCGGCGAAAATCAAATTCCTGTGACGGTTAGTTCACCAGACAGAGCGGAAACGCGCAGCTATCAAGTTCGTGTAATGCGGGAACAAAGCGGCAATGCCCAGCTTCATAGCTTAGGGCTGGCTACTGACGGAGCGCAGCTGGTGTCGGCCTTTAAGCCCACTACTATGAGCTATCAGGTGCTTGTACCATACGCGACGGCAGCTTTCAAGCTGCTTCCTGTCGCTGAGCAGTCTGATGCCGTAATTAGTTTGGATGGCCAAGCGGTAACGAACGGGAATGTTGTATCGATTCCTTTGGCGAAAGATGCCCAAACGTATGCGATTAAGGTCCGCGCGCAGGACGGCACTACGCTCACTTACAGTGTGTCCGTGCTGCGTCAACAGACATTGCCTGTTCAACCGCCTTTGCTGGCGAGCTTGGAGGTAAGTACTGTTCTCGATAGTGAGTTCAATCCATACAAGCTTAACTACGGTTCCAAAGGAAAGACAACGAACAATAGTGTATTGGTAATAGCACAGGCCAATGATCCACTGGCTACAGTGACGGTAGATGGCATTTCCTTGAAAGGTGGCGGCAGCTTTGGGCCGAGCCTCAATCTTGGAGATAATACCATTCTCGTAAGTGTTGAATCGGCAGATTTGAAGTCATCACAAATGTACGCCATTGATGTAGTTCGTTTAGATGATTCCAGCGCGCCGCCTCCGAACGTTCGTGAAACGACGATAACTGGCAGCAATGGGGGTTGGACGTTCCAAACGTCAATCGTTCGGACCACTTCGACGGATGGGAAGATCCTTGATACGGTGAGACTCGATGCCTTGAATGCCCGCACGATCTTGGAAAAAGCTGAGCAGAATAAGGATAAAGTTGCACGCATCTATGTCTCTGACCTGCCGGATGCACCTGCAGATGAGCGGATTGTAAGTTTGAGCGCTGAATCTCTGAAACTGCTTGCGGATGGCGCTATGTCGCTTGAGCTTATGCTGCCAGACGCCAAATTGGTTTTATCTGCGGAGTCTCTGCAGCAGATGAGCCGTGATGGGAAAGACGCTTATTTCCGAGTGGTTCCGATTCGAGCTGCTGAGGAGCGCAGCGAGGTTGCATCACGCGTGAAAGCGGCTGAGCTGGTACTAAATGCTGCGGGAGGGCAACCTATCGCTATTCTCGGTCAACCAGTGAAGATTGAGACGAATTACACAGGCTACAAGACGGAGATTTTATTCCCGCTGGATAACTTGAAACTGCCAGCCAATAAGGCTGCTGCTAAACGAATTTTAGCAGAACTCGCGGTGTATATTGAACATAGCGATGGTGACAAGGAACTTGCGCAAGGAGAAATCCGGTATGACGCCGAAGGCAAAGCCGGTATTGCCATTCAAGTGAGCAAGTTCAGTACGTTCACGATCATTCAAAAGAATGCGCAACAGGTGCTGAAACCTTACTTGTCCGGTTACCCGGATGGCACATTCCGACCATCACAAGCGATTACACGTGCGGAATTAGCAACTATTCTGCACCGTGTTGGTGTGGATGGTGCTGAAGGTACCGGCCTTGCAGCAGGCTATCCAGATGTTGCCCAAGGACATTGGGCCATGGAAGCTATCGCTCATATGCAGCGATCAGGCGTGATGCTTGGCGATAACAATGGCTTATTCCGCCCCGAAGATTCCGTTACTCGCGGGGAAATAGCCAGTATTGCAGCGAGACTAGCTGGAACTGCTGCGGATGGATCTGCACAGACCGGTAATTATAGCGATACACAGGGGCATTGGGCTGCGGACGCCATCCGACAAGCGTCGAGAATGGGTATTCTGCAAGGTTACCCAGATGGCACGTTCCAACCTGATAACCAACTGAATCGCGCTGAAGCGGTGCAAGTGCTGAACCGATTGTTTGGACGACCGACGGCCGTAGTACAGGCTTCCAGTTGGCCAGATGTTCATCAAGATCATTGGGCACTCAAGGAAATTGAGTCGGCTTCCGGCAGTGTAGAATTGCTGCCAGATGGCCGTGTCAAAATAGTGCCAAACCATGAATAA